Proteins encoded together in one Planctopirus ephydatiae window:
- a CDS encoding cupin domain-containing protein — MTKLQPDSPSAAMPQMISLSEIEAVACPCGWAQRAFGHDAGTSVSVHYTQITKAARTHYHREHHEIYVVLDHAAHATIELNGQSYPLTKLLAISIPPLVRHRIVGEATIINIVSPPFDPADEWFDSSDLNCDEMNADMNTADTSSALPMEIHHV; from the coding sequence ATGACTAAATTGCAGCCTGATTCACCATCAGCCGCCATGCCCCAGATGATTTCGCTGAGTGAAATCGAAGCCGTCGCCTGTCCTTGCGGCTGGGCCCAAAGGGCCTTTGGCCATGATGCAGGGACCAGCGTCAGTGTCCATTACACACAAATCACCAAAGCTGCCCGTACGCATTACCATCGAGAACACCATGAGATTTATGTTGTCCTCGACCATGCGGCACACGCCACGATTGAACTGAATGGCCAGAGCTATCCTTTGACGAAACTGCTGGCGATTTCCATTCCACCCCTGGTGAGGCATCGAATTGTGGGTGAGGCCACGATCATCAATATCGTTTCACCCCCTTTTGACCCAGCCGACGAATGGTTCGACTCAAGTGACTTGAATTGTGACGAGATGAACGCCGACATGAACACTGCTGATACATCCAGCGCGCTGCCGATGGAAATCCACCATGTCTAG
- a CDS encoding THUMP domain-containing class I SAM-dependent RNA methyltransferase, producing the protein MNSLDLIATTAFGLEAVVSRELAALGYHEQQIEDGKITFKGDALAVARTNLWLRSADRVLLQIGKFVAKDFDELFDQTKELPWSEWLPEDAAFPVTGSCVRSLLHNPPAVQSLVKKAIVESRKQNSQRHWFQETGFEYPIDVSILRDVVTLTIDTSGPGLHKRGYRKQGGAAPLKETLAAALVQLSFWNRERPFLDPFCGSGTIPIEAALIAKNRAPGLDRNFQAERWERLPVENWLKAREEARDLQISKPTTYPLFASDISPQAVQLTEDHARAAGVAGMLHVTQMDVLELKDSRDYGVIVTNPPYGERLGDRESAEAIYDDMADAFAPLKTWSIYVLTADVGFERFFRRRADRRRKLYNGRIQCQYYQYIGPRPPGTVDPRPEEGLAGAPYDPYQS; encoded by the coding sequence ATGAATTCGCTGGATTTAATCGCCACGACGGCTTTCGGACTCGAAGCTGTTGTCTCGCGAGAACTGGCTGCCCTGGGCTACCACGAGCAGCAAATTGAAGATGGAAAAATTACCTTCAAAGGTGATGCGCTCGCTGTCGCCCGAACCAACCTCTGGCTGCGCTCTGCCGATCGTGTTCTGCTACAAATCGGAAAGTTCGTCGCCAAGGATTTCGACGAACTCTTCGATCAGACCAAAGAACTCCCCTGGAGCGAATGGCTCCCGGAAGATGCTGCCTTTCCTGTCACGGGGAGTTGTGTGCGATCGCTGTTGCACAATCCGCCAGCGGTTCAAAGTCTCGTCAAAAAGGCGATTGTGGAAAGCCGCAAGCAAAACAGTCAGCGGCACTGGTTTCAAGAAACCGGCTTTGAATATCCCATCGATGTTTCGATCCTGCGCGATGTCGTCACGTTGACCATTGATACTTCAGGCCCTGGTCTGCACAAACGCGGCTATCGCAAGCAAGGGGGCGCAGCTCCTCTCAAGGAAACTCTGGCGGCAGCGTTGGTACAGCTCAGTTTCTGGAATCGCGAACGCCCTTTTCTCGATCCTTTTTGTGGCAGTGGAACGATTCCTATCGAAGCAGCACTGATTGCCAAAAACCGGGCCCCGGGATTGGATCGAAACTTCCAGGCGGAACGCTGGGAACGTCTGCCTGTCGAAAACTGGCTCAAAGCCCGTGAGGAAGCGCGCGATCTCCAGATTTCCAAACCGACGACCTACCCGCTGTTTGCCTCGGATATCAGCCCTCAGGCTGTCCAATTGACAGAAGATCATGCCCGGGCGGCCGGTGTGGCGGGCATGCTGCATGTCACGCAAATGGATGTGCTCGAACTGAAAGACTCCCGCGATTACGGCGTGATTGTCACCAACCCCCCTTATGGCGAGCGTTTAGGTGATCGAGAATCAGCAGAAGCCATCTACGATGATATGGCCGATGCCTTTGCACCGCTCAAGACCTGGTCGATCTATGTGTTAACTGCCGACGTGGGCTTTGAACGCTTTTTCCGCCGCCGGGCAGATCGTCGTCGGAAGCTCTATAATGGCCGCATTCAGTGCCAGTATTATCAGTACATTGGCCCGCGACCTCCCGGCACTGTCGACCCGCGTCCTGAGGAAGGACTAGCCGGTGCTCCCTACGATCCGTATCAATCCTGA
- a CDS encoding PleD family two-component system response regulator, with the protein MTRRVLNVGQCVPDTIKITNFLKSSFDVEIIPSATAPETIDLLGKSSYDLVLINRKLDADYTDGMDIIRQMKSDERFQKIPVMLITNYPEYQQESVAIGAAYGFGKDELGSSDAVSRLTPYLG; encoded by the coding sequence ATGACACGTCGCGTACTGAATGTCGGCCAGTGTGTGCCGGATACGATCAAGATTACCAATTTTCTGAAGTCGAGCTTCGACGTGGAAATCATCCCTTCAGCCACTGCACCGGAGACCATCGATCTCCTGGGTAAGTCGAGCTATGACCTCGTGCTGATCAACCGCAAGCTCGATGCCGACTATACGGACGGTATGGACATCATCCGTCAGATGAAATCCGACGAGCGGTTCCAGAAGATCCCCGTCATGCTGATTACGAACTATCCCGAGTACCAGCAGGAATCCGTCGCGATCGGTGCCGCCTATGGCTTTGGCAAAGACGAGCTTGGTTCCTCCGATGCTGTCTCCCGTTTAACGCCGTATCTGGGCTGA